The following is a genomic window from Hymenobacter chitinivorans DSM 11115.
CCGCCGAGAAATGGACTCCGCGCGAGTCGGGCCTGCTTGGCCCCGTCACCCTGACCCCAACCACCACCGGCCAGCAGGTGCAGTAGGGCCGGAACCGAATAAAATTATAAGAACGTCATGCTGAGCGCAGTCGAAGCATCTCTACCGCAGTGCTAATTCGCACCGAAGCGGGAGAGATGCTTCGACGAGCTCAGCATGACTACAACGCTTACTCCTCGTTTCTAACGGCTTATGCGCATTTCCCGGCTCCTTACGTCTGCTTTCCTGCTGACCCTGACTTACTCGGCCCAAGCCAACGTCACGCTGCCCGCCCTGATTGCCGACAACATGGTGCTCCAGCAGAAAAGCACCGTGGCCCTCTGGGGCTGGGCCGAGGCCGGAGAAACGGTGAGCGTAACGGCCAGCTGGCAGAAAGCCCCGGTCAACGCTACGGCCGATGCGGCGGGCAACTGGCTGGTGCGGGTACCCACGGGCCAGGCGGGCGGGCCGTATACCATCCGGTTTCAGGGCCGGAATGAGCTGACGGTGCGCAACGTGCTGCTGGGCGAGGTCTGGCTGTGCTCGGGGCAGTCGAACATGGCGTTTTCCGTCAGTAAAAAGCCCAACAGCGGCTCCTATACCGGCGTTATCAATGAGGCCGAGGTGGTGCCCAAGGCCAGCTACCCGGCCATCCGGATGTTCACCGTGAAGAATACCGTGGCCAACGAGCCCCAGCGCGACACCCAGGGCCAGTGGCAGGTGTGTAGCCCCCAGACCGTGGGCGAATTCTCGGCCGTGGCCTACTTTTTTGCCCAGGAAATCCACGAGCACACCCGGCTGCCCATCGGCCTGATCAACTCGACCTGGGGCGGCACCCCGGCCGAGTCCTGGACCCGTAAGGACGTGCTGGAGCAGGACCCCGACTTCCGGCCCATCCTGCGCCGCTACGAGCGGGGCCTGACGACCTTCGAGCAGGACCAGGCCACCTACAAGCAGCAACTGGCCGAGTTTCAGCAGGAGCGGGCCGCCAACCCGCAAACGGCCCGTATGGCACCCGTCGCGCCGGTGGGAGTTACCTCGAATAAGTCGCCCTACAAGCTCTACAACGGCATGATTCGGCCCCTGATTCCCTACACGCTCCGGGGCGTACTCTGGTACCAGGGCGAAAACAACGCCGACCGGGCCTACCAGTACCGCCGTCTGTTTCCGGCCCTGATCCAAAGCTGGCGGCAGGAATGGCAGCAGCCCGAAATGCCCTTTTACTTCGTCCAGATTGCCCCGCACCGCAGCCAGAATCCCGAAATCCGGGAGGCCCAGCTGCTGACGCTGCAAACCGTGCCCCGCACCGGCATGGCCGTCATCACCGACTGGGGCGACTCACTCGATATTCACCCCCGCAACAAGCAGGTGGTGGGCCACCGCCTGGCCCAGTGGGCCCTGGCCAAAGACTACGGCGCGAAGAAAACGGTGTATTCGGGCCCCATCTACCACAGTATGAAAGTGGAAGCCGGCGGCCAGGTGCGCCTGCGCTTCGACTACGCCGCCGGCGGCCTGCAAGCCCGGAACGGGCCCCTGCGCGAGTTCACCATTGCCGGCCCCGACAGCGTTTTTCGCCCCGCCCAGGCCCGTATCGAGGGCAACTCGGTGGTGGTCTGGAACGAGCAGGTAAAGCAGCCCGTGGCCGTGCGCTTCGCCTGGCGGGCCATTCCCAACCCCAACTTCTACAACGCCGCCGGCCTGCCCGCCACGCCCTTCCGCACCGACCAGTGGAAGCTCAAAACCCAGGGTTTGCTGTAAGGTGAGTAGCAGGGAGTTACTGCGCCTGTCCTCCTCCATCTGGCGTACGCAGAGCGAAGGACCTTCCTCGCCTCAGTGACAAGCATCATTCAACGTGCTAAAGCCCATTACTACTGGTCAGGGAAGAGCTTTGGTATCAGGCTCGGCGGGGTAGGGGAGGAAGGTCCTTCCCTCCGCTGCGCTGCATTCAGGATGACAGGGAGTACATCAATTCGGCAGTTTTTCCGGTCTACGCTAATTCACTTACTTAACCCTTATCCGTCATCATGGAAGAAATTGCCTTTACCATGCAGCTCAAGCCCGGCGTAGCGGCCGAGTATCAGCGCCGCCACGACGAAATCTGGCCCGAGCTAACCCAGGCCCTGCACGAAGCCGGCATCCGCGACTATTCCATCTTCCTGGACGAGGCCAGCGGCCGGCTGTTTGCCGTGCAAAAGCGCCGGCCCGGCCACACCACCGACCAGCTCCCGAGCCAGGAAATCATGCGGCACTGGTGGGCCTACATGGCCGATTTGATGGAAACCAACCCCGACAACTCGCCCGTAGTGCAGTCCTTGGCTCGGGTGTTTCATCAGGACTAACCTATCCGTAGCGCGAACTGTGGCTGCGCCGACCTACGGTTGTAGTTCGTGTGCCCCGCGCTGAATCAACGATTGTCGTTCAGCCACGCGAACTACAGCCAACGGTCGGCGTAGCCAAAGTTCGCGCTACAAGCAAACGGCCCGCACCTGGGAGTTCCGGATGCGGGCCGTTTTAGCACAGTCGTAAGCTGCAGTTAATACCCTGGGTTCTGGTCGTAGAGGCCGGGGGCGGCGCTGAGCTCGGCCTGCGGGATGGGGTAAATAATGCTGTTAGCCGAGATGTTGCGGGTGATTTTGTTGCGGGTGTCTTCCTTGGGAATCCAGGCGTTCATCACATCCAGCACCACGCCCTCGCGCACCAAGTCGTGCCAGCGCAGGCCCTCACCGGCAAACTCCCGACGCCGCTCCTCCAGCAGCTGAGCCAGCGTGACGCCCGTAATTGGGCCCAGTCCGGCGCGGCTACGCACCTGGTTGACGGCCGCGTCCACGTCGGCCGGGGTGCCACCGGCACCGTGCAGGATGCACTCGGCCCGCATCAGTAGCACGTCGGTGTAGCGGAGCACGATGAAGTTGATGGGCCAGTCGAACCGGTCGACGCCGCGCAGGGTTTCGTTCAGGTATTTGCGCTCAAAGGCCCTGGTTTCCTTGATGTTGGTGAGCGTGGTGTAGCCCATCTGGAAGTTGAAGTCCTTGCGCCCGTCGCCGGTGGGGTAGGAGTTGAGCAGGTCGTTGGCCACGGGCTTGATTTCCTCGGCCCCGGCAAAGGGAATCTTCACCGCCGCGAAGTACACGCCCGGCGACACCAGCGTGGGCAGCGTGCCACCCCGGCCCGTACCCCCGCTGATGTACTGCACGTCGAAAATCACCTCCCGGTTGTTTTCGTTGGTGTAGCTGAAAATATCCGCGTACTTGGGTACGAAGCCAAACTTGCCGCTGGCAATGATTTCGTTCAGCAGCGTAGCCGCCTTGCCGTACTCATTGCTGCCCAGGCCCGGACCCTGAATGCCGTAAGTCGGGCCCGAGCGGGTGAGGTAGACCAGGGCCAGCAGGGCCTTGGCGGCGCTGGCCGTGGCCCGACCCACGCTGCCCTTGTCGGCCGTCACGGCGTTGTCGTAAATGAGCGGCAGGTTGGCAATGGCCGTTTGCAGGTCCGAAATTATCAGCTCGTACACCTGCGCTACCGGGGTACGGGGTACTTTCAGCACCTCGCTCGGCACCAGGGCCTTATCGATGAGGGGCACCCGGCCGAAGGTGCGCACCAGGTCGAAGTAGTAGAAGGCCCGCAGAAACTTGGCCTCGCCCTCGGTGCGGCTGCGCACGGCCGCGCTCAGCACGCTGCCGTTGGTGCCGGCCAGCTGATCGAGCACGGTATTGGCCCGCAGGATGGCGTTGTAATTCGTGGTCCAGGCCTCGGCAATGTAGGGGTTGGTGGCCAGCGTGGTCTGGAAGTTGTTGATGGGCTCCCAGTCGCGCACCCCGGCCTCGCCCACGCCGTAGATGTTGTCGGAGCGCATTTCCGAGAGGTTGTAGAGCCGGTCGGGGTAGGCCACCAGGCCGGCGTAAGTGGCCGTCAGGGCCTGGTCGAAGTCGTTGGGCGTTTGGTAGAACGTGGGCACTGAGCCGCTCGAAAGCGGGGCCTGGTCCAGGTCTTTTTCGCAGGCGCTCAGCGTCAGGAGCAGGGCCGCGGCCAGGGTGGTATAGCGGTTTTTCATGGGTGAAAAGCTCTGTGGCAGCAATTGCGGTTAGAAAGTCAGGTTCAGGCCCAGTACCAGGGACTTGGTCAGGGGCAGGCCGCCGTAGTCGACGCCCACGGGGAAGCTTGCGTCGCCGCCGTCGGTGTTCACCGCCTCGGGGTTGTAGCCGCCGTCGTATTTGTCCTGGCCGAAGAAGTTTTCGGCTGTCACGTAGATGCGGGCGCCCTGGGCAATGCTTTTCTTAATAACCAGGCCCAGATCGTAGCCCAGGGTGATATTGCGCACCCGGTAGTAGTCGGACGAATACAGCCAGTCGGTGTTTTTGATGCGGCCGAACGTCGAGTAGGCCTTGCCCCGCTCACCCGCGCCGGGGTTGTCGGCCGAGCGCCACCGCTCGGTGTAGAAGGCCGGCACGTTGTCGACGTAGCCCTGCCCGGTCCGGTCGATGGCCCGGCCGAAGAGCGAGTAAATCGAGCCGCCCCACTGGCCCTGAACCAGCACGCTCAAATCGAAGCCTTTGTACTTGAAGCTGTTGGTGATGCCGGCCACGTAGTCGGGATTCGGGTGGCCCACGATGACCCGGTCGTTGGGGTCAATCTTGCCGTCGCCGTTGGCATCGAAGTACTTCGGGTCGCCCACGGTCTGGGAGCCGTACAGCGCGGCCTTGCTGTCCAGGTCGGCCTGCGACAAAATGCCGATCTGCTTGACGACGTAGATGCTGTAGAGCGGCTGACCGACCTGCAGGATGTTGTTGGGAATATCGAAGGCCGACACCACCTGAATCGGGGCGTCGCCCTGGCCCAGGTGCACTACTTTGTTGGTGTTGTGGGCCAGGTTCACGGCCGTGTTCCACTGGAAGGCGCCGGTCAGGTTGCGGCTGCTCAGCTCCAGTTCCCAGCCCTTGTTCACCACTTCACCCACGTTGGTAAGCTGGGTGGTAAAGCCCGCCGAGGACGGAATGGGCACGTTGAGCAGCAAATCCTTGCTGGTTTTGGTGTAGTAGTCGAACGAGCCGGTGAGGCGGTTTTTGAGCACCCCGAAGTCTACGCCCACGTCCAGGGTCTGGGACTTTTCCCACTTCAGATCGGGGTTATTCACCCGGTTCGGCGCCTGTCCGTTCACCGGCGTCGTGCCGAAGCTGTAGCCGTAGCTGCCCAGGGTGGCCACGCTGCTGTAGTCGCCGATGTTGTTGTTGCCCGACAGGCCGTAGGAAGCCCGCAGCTTGAGCTCACTCAGGGCACTGAGGCTCTGCAGAAAGCTTTCCTGGGACAGGCGCCAGCCCGCCGACACCGACGGAAACACGCCGAACTGCTGGTTCTGCCCGAAGCGCGAAGACCCGTCGCGGCGCACCGTGCCCGACACCAGGTATTTGCCCAGATACGAGTACTGCACCCGCCCGAAGTAAGACACCAGCACGTTGCGGGTTTCGGTGGTAAAGTTGTTGGCCGTGCCCGACACGCTGGCCGCTCCGTTGATGGTCGTCACGGCGCTATTGACGAAGCCCCCGGCGGCCGTCAGGCGCTGGGCATCGAGCTTGGTCACGTTATAGGCGTAGCCCACCAGGGCCGAAAAGTCGTGGTTGCCGCCCAGGTTGAAGCTGTAGGCCAGGGTGTTTTCGTTGACGAAGGTGGTGCGCCGGTAGCCGTTGTAGGAGCCCTGGGCCTGGCGGTTGCCGAGGCTGCCGTTCACGAAGGCCGGGCTGTAGGCTTTGGTGGCCCCGTCGCTGTTGTCCAGGTTCAGGGTGGAGCGCAGGTTCAGGTTTTTGACCAGCTGGTACTCGGCGTAAAGCGTGGCCAGGGTGCGCATGGTGCGGGTTTCGCCGGTGTTGTTTTCCAGCTGCCGCAGCGGGCTGTTGCGCGTGGCGCCCCAGCGGTAACTGGTAAAGTCGCCGGTGTTGGTGTTCAGGCCGGCCTCGGCCTCCACGACGGGCGTAATCGAGGTGAGCAGGTGAATCAGCGCGTCCTTGCCTTCCACGCCGGGGTCCTTGGCCACGGAGTAGGAAGGGGAGAGGTTGAGGCCAAACTTGAGCTTGTCGGTGGCCTTGATGTCGAGGTTGGCCCGGCCCGAGTAGCGCTTATAGCCCAGGCCCGGCAGAATCCCGGTCTGGGTGAAATAGTCGCCCGACACGTAGTAGTTCACGAAGTCGTTGGCCCCGCTGGCCGACACCTGGTAGTCCTGGGTGGCGCCCTTCTGAAAAGCTTCCTTTTCCCAGTCCACGTAGGTCAGGCCCGGGTGGCCGGGCTCAAACCACCGGTCGTCGACCATGTAGGTGGGGTTGATGGTGTTCACGCCCAGAATCTTCATCCGCTCGGCTGTGGTTTGGGCGGCGGTGCGGCCCGTCCCCGAGCCGACCCAGGTGGCGTTGATGATTTCGGTGGCCCGGTCGACCCACTGCTCGGCGCTGAGCATGGGCAGGGTGCGCACGGCCTGGCTGTAGCCGGCGTAGGTGTTCAGGTTGATGCGGGGCTTGCCGCTTTTGCCCTTTTTGGTGGTAATCAGCACCACGCCGTTGGAAGCCCGGGAACCGTAGATGGCGGCCGCCGCGGCATCCTTGAGCACCTCGATGCTTTCAATGTCGTTCGGGTTGATGTTGTCCAGCGGGCTGCCCGTGCCGAAGCGGCCTCCGGCATTCTGGGCAGCCGTTTCCAGCGGAAATCCGTCGATGACGTAAAGCGGCTCGTTGCCGGCCGTAATGGAGCCCGAGCCCCGCACCTGCACCGAAAAGCCCCGGCCCGGCACGCCCGTCGTCTGCTTGACCTGCACGCCGGCCAGCTGCCCGATCAGGGCCTGATCCACGCGGGCAATGGGCCGCTCTTCGAGCTGCTTGGCGTCGAAGCGGGCAATGGCGGCCGTCACGTCGGCCTTTTTCTGGGTGCCGTAGCCCACTACCACCACTTCCTCCAGGGCCTTGGCGTCGTCGGCCAGCCGGATGCTGAGCGTCGTGGCCCCGCTGAAGCTTTGCTCCTGGGTTTGGTAGCCGATGTAGCTGAAAACCAAGGTGCCGGCCGTTTCGGGCACGGCCAGCGCGAAGCTGCCGTCGGGTCCGGTGGTCGTGCCGCGGGTCGTGCCCTTGAGCACTACCGTGACGCCGGGCAGGGCCTCACCGTTAGACGCCGTTACTTTGCCCGTCACCTGCCACTCGGCCACGGCCGCCGGGCGGGCTACGGCCAGCGTCAGGGCCGGCAGCCGCTCGGCCAGCAGGGGCCCGGGCAGCGCGAAGGTTGCCAGACCAGCCAGCCACCAGGTAGAAGTTTTTTTCATGGGTACGCGGGGTGAGAGGTGAAATGAATGGGGCCGAAAGCCGCAAGGCGTTGCCAAATTATTCCTTCACTCACCCCAAACTCTCCTGTAGACTGCTGGGTGGGATTATTTGGGGATGTAATTTTACGTCTGGACCAGAACAGAGCGGCAGTTTCAGCGGTAAATAGCTCGGCAATAGAATATTTGGCCGCAGGTCGCCTCAGCCGTGCAAATACCAGGCTGGCCATAAATTGGATAGAGTAGCCGCTGAATCAGCCCCGAGCCGCTGGCGTCACACTAAAAAACGGGCTGCGTCTAGCCCTGGCAATGCGGTTCAGCGAAGTGCCGCAGTGAGTACTTGCTCACGCAAACCCCGGTTTACCGGCCGGCTTCGGCGCCAAACCGCCGGCAGCAGGAGGGTACGGGAGGGTTCGGGCACCGGCAAGGCCCACCTTTGGAATAATTGGAGAGCCTAGTTGACCGACGCGTGGCCACAGGGTAGCCGGAAAGCTTATGTGGGAATTTGACTTCCTGCCGCCGGCCACGCGTCACCTCGGCTTACCCATTACCTGGCCTTTCCGCTTTTCGCTCCACCCGTATGCTGCTCAACCTGACTTTCCTGCTGCCGTTACTCACTTGGCTCGGCAGCTTCACCGAGCCTGTTTCGGCTCCCGTTTCTACCGTCCCTCCGGCCGCTACTGACCCGGCCTGGGTCAAGGAAACCGGCGCCAAAACCCGACCCGCCACCAAAAACACGTTTCTGGTGGCCAAGTACGGGGCCGTGGCCGACGGCAAAACCCTCAATACCCAAGCCATTCAGAAAGCCATTGACGCGGCGGCCAAGAAAGGTGGCGTCGTTACGTTTGCGCCCGGCCAGTACCTGACGGGCTCCATCTTCCTCAAGAAAGGGGTGACCCTGAACCTGCCCAAGGGCGTGACGTTGCTCGGCAGCCAGGACCTGAAAGACTACCCCGAACTACCCACCCGCGTGGCCGGCATCGAAATGAAGTGGCCCGCCGCCCTGATCAACGTGCTCGACCAGGACAACGTGGCCATTACCGGCGAAGGCACCGTGGACGGGCAGGGCAAGCCGTTTTGGGACAACTACTGGGCCATGCGCAAAGACTACGACCCCAAGGGCCTGCGCTGGATTATTGACTACGACGCCAAGCGTCCCCGCACCCTGCTAGTGGCTAATTCCTCGAACGTGACGCTCCAGGGCATTACCCTGCAGCGGGCCGGGTTCTGGACGGTCCACATTCTCTACTCCAAAAACGTAACGGCCGACGGGCTGACGATTCGCAACAACATCGGCGGCCACGGCCCCAGCACCGACGGCATCGACATTGATTCGAGCTCCTACGTGCTGGTCCAGAACTGCGACATCGACTGCAACGACGACAACTTCTGCCTCAAGGCCGGCCGCGACGCCGACGGCCTGCGCGTGAACCGCCCCGCCGAGTACATCCTGATTCAGAACTGCGTGGCCGGGGCCGGCGACGGACTTTTTACCTGCGGCTCGGAAACTTCCGGTGGCATCCGTCACGTCATTGCCCGCAACCTCACGGCCAAGGGCACCAAGGTCGGCATCCGCATCAAGTCGGCCCTCACCCGGGGCGGCACCGTGGAGGATATTACCGTCGACAACATCGAAATGGACGGCGTGGGCACGGCCATCCTAATGACCATGAACTGGAACCCGGCCTACAGCTACTCGTCGTTGCCCGAGGGCTACACCCAGGAAACCCTGCCCGCCCACTGGAAAGCCATGCTCACCAAGGTGGAGCCCGCCGAGAAGGGCATTCCCCACTTCAAGGACGTGACCATCACCAACGTGCGGGTGCGCAACGCCAAAACCGCCATTTCGGCCGAGGGCCAGGCCAATTCCCTGCTGGAAAATATGACCCTCGAAAATATTACCATGACGGCCGAAACTGCCGGCGGCATCAACTATGGCACCGGCTGGCACGTGAAAAACATCAACATCACGGCCCAGGACCAGGAGCCGGTGGCCGTCATCAACAGCACGGGCATGAAATTTTAGAGCTTTTTATTGGATTGGGAGAAAAAAGCGGCCTCTGGTAGGGGCCGCTTTTTTGTTTTTGGGATATTGCCCCACTATTTCTGTTCTTTTATCCTATTCCCATGGCGGCTGCTCTGCTGGCGTATTTGCAACTGTTTGGACCGCTGCCGGCCCCCGACCAGACGTTGATTGCCGGCGCCTGGACGCCCCGGTCCCTGGCCGAAGGCGAGACGTTGTTTGCGGCGGGGGCAGTGTGCCGGGAGCTGTTTTTTATTGACCAGGGCGTGTTGCGCATTGTGGTAACCCAGGAAACGGGCAAGGAGGTGACCCACTTTTTTCTGGCTGAAAATCGGTTCTGCACCATTCTGCGCAGCTTTACCCACGAAGTGCCCGCCGCCGAAAGCATACTGGCGGCTTGCCCGGCCCGGGTCTTGGTCATCGGTAAGCCCCGGCTGGAGGCACTCTACCAGCAGCTGCCCTACCTGCGCCCCCGCATCGACCAAATCATTCAGCAGGGCCTGCTCGACAAGATTCAAACCCGCAACGCCTATCTGGGCCAGGACTCGGCCACGCGCTACCAACGCTTCTTGCAGGGGCAGCCTGACATTGCCCGCCGCGTGTCGCTCACCGATGTGGCCTCCTACCTGGGCATCACGCCCCAGTCCTTGAGCCGGATTCGCCGGGGCAGCCGCTAGGGCCGTTTTTACCATTTGGTAAGTAGCTGGGGCGGGGCCGCCGCGGACCTTTGTCGGGTTCAACCAACGTCCTTCAACCCCATGCACGAGCAAATCACCCCAGGAGTATTAATCGGCCAGCGCGTTGTGGTGCTCGGCGGCAGCGCCGGTATCGGTTTGGCCACGGCCCAGCTGGCTGCCGCCGTCGGCGCCCAGGTTGTCATCGTCTCCAGCAACCAGCCGCGCCTCGAGGCGGCCTTACAGAGTTTGCCCGGAGCCAGCACCGGCCACCTCGCCGACCTTACCCAGGAAGCGCAGCTGCATGCTCTATTCGAGCGAATCGGCGCTTTCGACCACCTCGTCTTTACCGCCGGCGAGTCGCTGCTGCTGGGCGAGCTGGTCCAAACCGACCTATCCCTCATCCGGCGGGCGTTTGAGTTGCGTTACTACGGCGCCCTGGCCGCGGTGAAGCACGCCCAGCCGTACGTGCGGCCTGGCGGCTCCATAACCCTAACGTCCGGCATTGCCAGCCGGCGGCCCGGTAAAGGCTGGGCCGTGGGAGCCAGCATCTGCGGGGCCATCGATGCCCTTACCCGGGCCCTAGCCGTGGAGCTGGCCCCGATTCGGGTCAATAACGTGGCGCCGGGCGTGGTAAAAACCGACCTCTGGGCCGCTATGCCCGCCCCCGACCGGGCTGCCATGTACGCCGGTATTGGTCAGAGCCTGCCCGTTGGCCGCGTGGGCGAAGCTCCCGACGTTGCCCAGACCTACCTCTACCTGATGCAGCAGCGCTACGGTACCGGTCAGAGCATCGTGGTGGATGGCGGCAACGTACTGGTTTAAACGGCGGACTTCGTTGCTACGACCCACCGGGCTGGCTGTTTGCCGGCCCGGTGGGTCGTTTTACGTCCTTGAGAAAGTACCCGTGGGCGCCCCTGTGCTGGTCCGGAATCTAGGTCGGGGTAGAAGGGTAGGGCCTCGGCTACCGACTTGGAAAACTTGCATTATTCTTTGCCGGTAGGTAGTCAATCGGCGAAACCAGCCCTCGGCTTCGGTACCGGCGGGGGGAGAGACTGAGTAAAATAGTTTGCGGCCCGATGGATATCCAAACGTTTCCGCAAACGGTTGCGGTACTTTCATTTTCCTCGGTTCGGGCCGCGGGGTAGCGTGGCTATGGCGGGGCAGTATCTTCCGGTAGAAACGGCTCTAGGTGGTCATTAGCGGCATAACTAGCTGTGAGGCCCAGGCTGGGTTAATGGGGTGAAGCAATTGGATTTATTCCCGGAAACGTTTGCGGAATAAGTCCAGCATTGCGCCACCTACCGCACCCAGCCGCCGGTTCCGTCCCCCGATTACTGTACGCTTCCTTACCCACCAAACCCTTTCTCTATGAAAATCAATCTTTCCGCACTACTCGTTACTGAGGTTTCAGCCGGGCACCGCTGGCGCCAAGCCAAAACCGGGCTCTTGGTGCTAGCTTTTACGCTACTGCACCTGAGCCTGCGGGCCCAGATTCCACTGGTATATTCGGCCGAAAACACGGGCGCAACCTGCACGGCCCCGCCGCTGCCCACCTTTAGCCAGCTACCCGTGGTGCAGCCGCTCACCGACCCGTTTATGTGGTCCGATGGGCGGGGCCGCTCCACGAGCTTCAGCACCTGGGAGTGCCGGCGCAATGAAATCAAGGCCGAAATTGAGAACTACGAAATCGGTGCCAAGCCCACTCGGCCCCAGAACATTACGGCCAGCTACGCCGCCGGCATTCTGACGGTGAACGTGACGGTAAGCAGCCAAACCCTGACGCTGACCTCGGAAGTGGTGCTGCCCACCGGCAGCGGGCCTTTCCCGGCCATTATCGGCATGAATAGCGCCTCGGGCAGCGTGCCGGCCGACATTTTTACCAGCCGCAACATTGCCACCATTCGCTACAATCACAACCAGGTAACAACCTACGGCAACCCCCAGCTCACCGACCCCTACTACCGGCTCTATCCCGACCAGAACCTGGATAACGCGGGCCAGTACAGTGCCTGGGCCTGGGGCGTGAGCCGCCTCATCGACGGCCTGGAGCTGGTGCAGGCCAGCCTGCCCGTCAACCTAAGCCGCCTTGGGGTAACGGGCTGCTCCTACGCCGGGAAAATGGCTTTGTTCTCGGGTGCTTTCGACGAGCGGATTGCCCTGACTATTGCTCAGGAATCGGGTGGGGGCGGGGCCCCGGCGTGGCGGGTGTCGGAAACCCTGGGCGCGGTGGAAAAGCTGGGCGCTACCGACTACAAGTGGTTTCGCGAGGACATGAAGCAGTTTGCCGATGCCAACGTGGCCAAGCTGCCCCACGACCACCACGAGCTGATGGCTATGATTGCGCCCCGGGCCCTGCTCGTAACCGGCAACACCGACTTCGAGTGGCTGGCCAACCCCTCGGCCTACGTATCGGCCCGGGCTGCCCACGAGGTGTGGAAGACCTTCGGCATTGGGGACCGGTTTGGGTTCTACATCGACGGCGGGCACAACCACTGCGCCATCCCGACCACCCAGCGGCCGGCCGTGGAGGCCTTTGTCGACAAGTTTCTGGTGGGCAACACCAGCGTCAATACCAACATCATGGTGCACCCCTATCCGCAGCTGAACTACCAGCGCTGGTACCAGTGGTGGGGCACCAATAACCCGGTGCTGCCCGCTGAGCCCCTGGGCAAGCGCCTGTGGCTGGAAGCCGAGTGCGCCACCGTGGGCTCGAGCTGGGACGTAGTAAATGATGCCGATGCCTCAAATGGGAAATCGGTGCGGGTGAAGGCCGGCCTGAGCAGCTCCACTGCGGCTCCTACCAGCACGGTTTCCTACCTGACTATGCCCTTTACCATCGACAGCGCCGCTACCTACAATGTGGTGGCCCGGCAAAACGTGCCGGCCGGGGAAGAGTGCGGCTACTGGCTCAAGGTAGATAACGAGGCCTTCCAGTCCATCGGCAGCCAGCTGATCGGCAATGCGGGCTTCGAAAACGGGCTGACCGGCTGGACGACCCTGAACTCGACCGGCGCCACCATCAGTGCCAATACGGTGGCGGCCGAGGCGCATACGGGTACGGGCTCGATGAAAGTGGTGAACCCGACGGCCCAGCCCGGCAACCAGTGGCGGGTGCAGGTGAGCAGCGCGGCTTTTTCGACCACCATTGGCAAGCAGTACACCATTTCGTACTGGGTGCGGGCCGCGGCGGCCGGGGGCTCCATCCGCCTTTCTACCGGCCCGAGCGGCGCCCAGTACCAGGCCGACCAAACCATCGGTACGGCCTGGCAGCAGGTCACCTGGACCATCACGGCGTCATTGGCGTCGACTACCTTCCTGTTCGACATGGGCCAGGTAGCTACCACCTACTATATCGACGACGTCAGCGTGAAGGAAGTGAATGCCGGCAGCGGCTGGAGCTGGACGAAGCTCAAGGACCTGGTGTTGCCCGTCGGGGCCCACACGCTGACCATTGCCTATAACACCGGCGGCGGGGCCAAGC
Proteins encoded in this region:
- a CDS encoding sialate O-acetylesterase: MRISRLLTSAFLLTLTYSAQANVTLPALIADNMVLQQKSTVALWGWAEAGETVSVTASWQKAPVNATADAAGNWLVRVPTGQAGGPYTIRFQGRNELTVRNVLLGEVWLCSGQSNMAFSVSKKPNSGSYTGVINEAEVVPKASYPAIRMFTVKNTVANEPQRDTQGQWQVCSPQTVGEFSAVAYFFAQEIHEHTRLPIGLINSTWGGTPAESWTRKDVLEQDPDFRPILRRYERGLTTFEQDQATYKQQLAEFQQERAANPQTARMAPVAPVGVTSNKSPYKLYNGMIRPLIPYTLRGVLWYQGENNADRAYQYRRLFPALIQSWRQEWQQPEMPFYFVQIAPHRSQNPEIREAQLLTLQTVPRTGMAVITDWGDSLDIHPRNKQVVGHRLAQWALAKDYGAKKTVYSGPIYHSMKVEAGGQVRLRFDYAAGGLQARNGPLREFTIAGPDSVFRPAQARIEGNSVVVWNEQVKQPVAVRFAWRAIPNPNFYNAAGLPATPFRTDQWKLKTQGLL
- the rhaM gene encoding L-rhamnose mutarotase, whose protein sequence is MEEIAFTMQLKPGVAAEYQRRHDEIWPELTQALHEAGIRDYSIFLDEASGRLFAVQKRRPGHTTDQLPSQEIMRHWWAYMADLMETNPDNSPVVQSLARVFHQD
- a CDS encoding RagB/SusD family nutrient uptake outer membrane protein gives rise to the protein MKNRYTTLAAALLLTLSACEKDLDQAPLSSGSVPTFYQTPNDFDQALTATYAGLVAYPDRLYNLSEMRSDNIYGVGEAGVRDWEPINNFQTTLATNPYIAEAWTTNYNAILRANTVLDQLAGTNGSVLSAAVRSRTEGEAKFLRAFYYFDLVRTFGRVPLIDKALVPSEVLKVPRTPVAQVYELIISDLQTAIANLPLIYDNAVTADKGSVGRATASAAKALLALVYLTRSGPTYGIQGPGLGSNEYGKAATLLNEIIASGKFGFVPKYADIFSYTNENNREVIFDVQYISGGTGRGGTLPTLVSPGVYFAAVKIPFAGAEEIKPVANDLLNSYPTGDGRKDFNFQMGYTTLTNIKETRAFERKYLNETLRGVDRFDWPINFIVLRYTDVLLMRAECILHGAGGTPADVDAAVNQVRSRAGLGPITGVTLAQLLEERRREFAGEGLRWHDLVREGVVLDVMNAWIPKEDTRNKITRNISANSIIYPIPQAELSAAPGLYDQNPGY
- a CDS encoding SusC/RagA family TonB-linked outer membrane protein gives rise to the protein MKKTSTWWLAGLATFALPGPLLAERLPALTLAVARPAAVAEWQVTGKVTASNGEALPGVTVVLKGTTRGTTTGPDGSFALAVPETAGTLVFSYIGYQTQEQSFSGATTLSIRLADDAKALEEVVVVGYGTQKKADVTAAIARFDAKQLEERPIARVDQALIGQLAGVQVKQTTGVPGRGFSVQVRGSGSITAGNEPLYVIDGFPLETAAQNAGGRFGTGSPLDNINPNDIESIEVLKDAAAAAIYGSRASNGVVLITTKKGKSGKPRINLNTYAGYSQAVRTLPMLSAEQWVDRATEIINATWVGSGTGRTAAQTTAERMKILGVNTINPTYMVDDRWFEPGHPGLTYVDWEKEAFQKGATQDYQVSASGANDFVNYYVSGDYFTQTGILPGLGYKRYSGRANLDIKATDKLKFGLNLSPSYSVAKDPGVEGKDALIHLLTSITPVVEAEAGLNTNTGDFTSYRWGATRNSPLRQLENNTGETRTMRTLATLYAEYQLVKNLNLRSTLNLDNSDGATKAYSPAFVNGSLGNRQAQGSYNGYRRTTFVNENTLAYSFNLGGNHDFSALVGYAYNVTKLDAQRLTAAGGFVNSAVTTINGAASVSGTANNFTTETRNVLVSYFGRVQYSYLGKYLVSGTVRRDGSSRFGQNQQFGVFPSVSAGWRLSQESFLQSLSALSELKLRASYGLSGNNNIGDYSSVATLGSYGYSFGTTPVNGQAPNRVNNPDLKWEKSQTLDVGVDFGVLKNRLTGSFDYYTKTSKDLLLNVPIPSSAGFTTQLTNVGEVVNKGWELELSSRNLTGAFQWNTAVNLAHNTNKVVHLGQGDAPIQVVSAFDIPNNILQVGQPLYSIYVVKQIGILSQADLDSKAALYGSQTVGDPKYFDANGDGKIDPNDRVIVGHPNPDYVAGITNSFKYKGFDLSVLVQGQWGGSIYSLFGRAIDRTGQGYVDNVPAFYTERWRSADNPGAGERGKAYSTFGRIKNTDWLYSSDYYRVRNITLGYDLGLVIKKSIAQGARIYVTAENFFGQDKYDGGYNPEAVNTDGGDASFPVGVDYGGLPLTKSLVLGLNLTF